A single genomic interval of Babylonia areolata isolate BAREFJ2019XMU chromosome 26, ASM4173473v1, whole genome shotgun sequence harbors:
- the LOC143300636 gene encoding glutamine synthetase-like, whose amino-acid sequence MAESSFFQEQEKYEYLQFVIPDVNSIPRGKLVTGKFKETVAKDGFEIGNGVCLGGPNFELSFSMFEVLGKHIPNEVMRPCLDTLTPWPWVGKEGRRVGSVLCDLVMHDGTPDLTSPRQLMKAQLDALWEQHGLVFKSGFEYEFDVFEMDTLEPLAGNNSFSFDLRVWDRHHELFCDLTDTLKAMGVQVSMLTPEFGAGQWEITTEPQEGVRGGDVAFYMKNAVKGFLQTRGYLATFMSKPNAGQTPSGLHLNHSLWSKNGDKLESVLMDRTDPDLLSSTARHWLAGILTHSPALTALCCPTLNCYRRMFQFCAPGKINWGLDDRNALIRVHTARDNVFFENRLPSGACSPYLAIAATVAAGLDGINRQLPCPKPMDTDQKVELPRTLAEALDALEKDEHLRCLLGDRFVECYIKSKREYEVSRFDKDVLNTEEKQMQFERKMYMKSL is encoded by the exons ATGGCCGAGTCCAGCTTTTTCCAAGAGCAGGAAAAGTACGAATACCTGCAGTTCGTCATTCCCGACGTCAACAGCATTCCCCGTGGGAAACTTGTCACCGGGAAATTCAAGGAAACGGTGGCCAAGGATGGATTCGAAATTGGTAATG GTGTTTGCCTTGGCGGACCTAACTTCGAGTTAAGTTTTTCCATGTTTGAGGTTCTGGGCAAGCACATCCCCAATGAGGTCATGCGACCTTGCCTCGACACCTTGACCCCTTGGCCttgggtggggaaggaaggtCGTCGCGTTGGCAGCGTGCTGTGTGACCTCGTCATGCATGATGGAACACCTGATCTGACGTCACCACGACAACTGATGAAAGCTCAGCTGGACGCCTTGTGGGAGCAACATGGACTGGTGTTCAAGTCCGGCTTTGAGTACGAGTTTGACGTGTTTGAGATGGACACTCTGGAACCATTGGCTGGAAATAATAGCTTTAGCTTTGATCTGAGAGTGTGGGACCGACATCATGAGCTTTTCTGTGACCTGACCGACACTCTGAAGGCCATGGGGGTGCAGGTGTCCATGCTAACACCAGAATTTGGCGCTGGACAATGGGAGATAACTACAGAACCCCAGGAAGGTGTCCGAGGAGGGGACGTGGCGTTCTACATGAAGAACGCAGTGAAAGGTTTCCTCCAGACGAGAGGTTACCTGGCCACCTTCATGAGCAAGCCTAACGCAGGCCAGACACCTTCAGGCCTGCACCTGAATCATTCACTGTGGTCCAAG AACGGGGACAAGCTGGAGAGTGTGCTGATGGACAGGACGGATCCAGACCTGCTGTCCTCCACAGCACGACACTGGCTGGCGGGAATACTGACCCACAGCCCTGCCCTCACCGCCCTCTGCTGCCCCACCCTCAACTGCTACCGCCGCATGTTCCAGTTTTGCGCACCAGGAAAAATCAACTGGGGCCTGGACGATCGCAACGCTTTGATTCGGGTCCACACTGCTCGTGACAACGTGTTCTTTGAGAACCGTCTTCCCTCAGGTGCCTGCAGCCCCTACTTGGCCATCGCCGCCACAGTGGCTGCAGGACTGGACGGCATCAACCGACAGCTGCCCTGCCCGAAGCCCATGGATACTGACCAGAAGGTGGAACTGCCCAGGACCTTAGCTGAAGCCCTGGACGCTTTGGAGAAAGATGAGCATCTTCGTTGTCTACTAGGGGACCGTTTTGTGGAGTGCTACATCAAGAGCAAGAGAGAATACGAAGTTTCACGTTTTGACAAGGATGTCCTGAACACGGAGGAGAAGCAGATGCAGTTTGAGAGAAAGATGTACATGAAAAGTCTGTAA
- the LOC143300240 gene encoding glutamine synthetase-like, translating into MAESSFFQEQEKYEYLQFVIPDVNSIPRGKLVTGKFKETVAKDGFEIGNGVCLGGPNFELSFSMFEVLGKHIPNEVMRPCLDTLTPWPWVGKEGRRVGSVLCDLVMHDGTPDLTSPRQLMKAQLDALWEQHGLVFKSGFEYEFDVFEMDTLEPLAGNNNFSFDLRVWDRHHELFCDLTDTLKAMGVQVSMLTPEFAAGQWEITTEPQEGVRGGDVAFYMKNAVKGFLQTRGYLATFMSKPNAGQTPSGLHLNHSLWSKNGDKLESVLMDRTDPDLLSSTARHWLAGILTHSPALTALCCPTLNCYRRMFQFCAPGKINWGLDDRNALIRVHTARDNVFFENRLPSGACSPYLAIAATVAAGLDGINRQLPCPKPMDTDQKVELPRTLAEALDALEKDEHLRCLLGDRFVECYIKSKREYEVSRFDKDVLNTEEKQMQFERKMYMKSL; encoded by the exons ATGGCCGAGTCCAGCTTTTTCCAAGAGCAGGAAAAGTACGAATACCTGCAGTTCGTCATTCCCGACGTCAACAGCATTCCCCGTGGGAAACTTGTCACCGGGAAATTCAAGGAAACGGTGGCCAAGGATGGATTCGAAATTGGTAATG GTGTTTGCCTTGGCGGACCTAACTTCGAGTTAAGTTTTTCCATGTTTGAGGTTCTGGGCAAGCACATCCCCAATGAGGTCATGCGACCTTGCCTCGACACCTTGACCCCTTGGCCttgggtggggaaggaaggtCGTCGCGTTGGCAGCGTGCTGTGTGACCTCGTCATGCATGATGGAACACCTGATCTGACGTCACCACGACAACTGATGAAAGCTCAGCTGGACGCCTTGTGGGAGCAACATGGACTGGTGTTCAAGTCCGGCTTTGAGTACGAGTTTGACGTGTTTGAGATGGACACTCTGGAACCTTTGGCCGGAAATAATAACTTTAGCTTTGATCTGAGAGTGTGGGACCGACATCATGAGCTTTTCTGTGACCTGACCGACACTCTGAAGGCCATGGGGGTGCAGGTGTCCATGCTAACACCAGAATTTGCCGCTGGACAATGGGAGATAACTACAGAACCCCAGGAAGGTGTCCGAGGAGGGGACGTGGCGTTCTACATGAAGAACGCAGTGAAAGGTTTCCTCCAGACGAGAGGTTACCTGGCCACCTTCATGAGCAAGCCTAACGCAGGCCAGACACCTTCAGGCCTGCACCTGAATCATTCACTGTGGTCCAAG AACGGGGACAAGCTGGAGAGTGTGCTGATGGACAGGACGGATCCAGACCTGCTGTCCTCCACAGCACGACACTGGCTGGCGGGAATACTGACCCACAGCCCTGCCCTCACCGCCCTCTGCTGCCCCACTCTCAACTGCTACCGCCGCATGTTCCAGTTTTGCGCACCAGGAAAAATCAACTGGGGCCTGGACGATCGCAACGCTTTGATTCGGGTCCACACTGCTCGTGACAACGTGTTCTTTGAGAACCGTCTTCCCTCAGGTGCCTGCAGCCCCTACCTGGCCATCGCCGCCACAGTGGCTGCAGGACTGGACGGCATCAACCGACAGCTGCCCTGCCCGAAGCCCATGGATACTGACCAGAAGGTGGAACTGCCCAGGACCTTAGCTGAAGCCCTGGACGCTTTGGAGAAAGATGAGCATCTTCGTTGTCTACTAGGGGACCGTTTTGTGGAGTGCTACATCAAGAGCAAGAGAGAATACGAAGTTTCACGTTTTGACAAGGATGTCCTGAACACGGAGGAGAAGCAGATGCAGTTTGAGAGAAAGATGTACATGAAAAGTCTGTAA
- the LOC143300348 gene encoding glutamine synthetase-like, with amino-acid sequence MAESSFFQEQEKYEYLQFVIPDVNSIPRGKLVTGKFKETVAKDGFEIGNGVCLGGPNFEVGFSMFDVLGKHFPNEFMRPCLDTLTPWPWVGKEGRRVGSVLCDLVMHDGTPDLTSPRQLMKAQLDALWEQHGLVFKSGFEYEFDVFEMDSLEPLDGNNNVCFDTRAWDRHHELFCDLTDTLKAMGVEVSALMPEYSPGQWEITTEPQEGVRGGDVAFYLKNAVKGFLQTRGYLATFMTKPSIEHMSSGLHLNHSLWTKNGDKLESVLMDRTDPDLLSSTARHWLAGILTHSPALTALCCPTLNCYRRLFQLGAPGKINWGLDDRNALIRVHTARDNVFFENRLPSGALQPLPGHRCHGGCRTGRHQPTAALPEAHGC; translated from the exons ATGGCTGAGTCCAGCTTTTTCCAAGAGCAGGAAAAGTACGAATACCTGCAGTTCGTCATTCCCGACGTCAACAGCATTCCCCGTGGGAAACTTGTCACCGGGAAATTCAAGGAAACGGTGGCCAAGGATGGGTTCGAAATCGGTAACG GTGTTTGCCTTGGCGGACCTAACTTCGAGGTAGGTTTTTCCATGTTTGACGTTCTGGGCAAGCACTTCCCCAATGAGTTCATGCGACCTTGCCTCGACACCTTGACCCCTTGGCCttgggtggggaaggaaggtCGTCGCGTTGGCAGCGTGCTGTGTGACCTCGTCATGCATGATGGAACACCTGATCTGACGTCACCACGACAACTGATGAAAGCTCAGCTGGACGCCTTGTGGGAACAACATGGACTGGTGTTCAAGTCCGGCTTTGAGTACGAGTTTGACGTGTTTGAGATGGATTCTCTGGAACCGTTGGATGGAAATAATAATGTTTGCTTCGATACGAGAGCGTGGGACAGACATCACGAGCTTTTCTGTGACCTGACCGACACTCTGAAGGCCATGGGAGTAGAGGTGTCCGCGCTAATGCCAGAATATTCCCCCGGACAATGGGAGATAACTACAGAACCCCAGGAAGGTGTCCGAGGAGGGGACGTGGCGTTCTACCTGAAGAACGCAGTGAAAGGTTTCCTCCAGACGAGAGGTTACCTGGCCACATTCATGACCAAGCCAAGCATTGAGCACATGTCTTCTGGCCTGCACTTGAATCATTCCCTGTGGACTAAG AACGGGGACAAGCTGGAGAGTGTGCTGATGGACAGGACGGATCCAGACCTGCTGTCCTCCACAGCACGACACTGGCTGGCGGGAATACTGACCCACAGCCCTGCCCTCACCGCCCTCTGCTGCCCCACTCTCAACTGCTACCGCCGCCTCTTTCAACTCGGTGCGCCGGGAAAGATCAACTGGGGCCTGGACGATCGCAACGCTTTGATTCGGGTCCACACTGCTCGTGACAACGTGTTCTTTGAGAATCGTCTTCCCTCAGGTGCCCTGCAGCCCCTACCTGGCCATCGCTGCCACGGTGGCTGCAGGACTGGACGGCATCAACCGACAGCTGCCCTGCCCGAAGCCCATGGATGCTGA
- the LOC143300474 gene encoding glutamine synthetase-like produces the protein MFDVLGKHFPNEFMRPCLDTLTPWPWVGKEGRRVGSVLCDLVMHDGTPDLTSPRQLMKAQLDALWEQHGLVFKSGFEYEFDVFEMDSLEPLDGNNNVCFDTRAWDRHHELFCDLTDTLKAMGVEVSALMPEYSPGQWEITTEPQEGVRGGDVAFYLKNAVKGFLQTRGYLATFMTKPSIEHMSSGLHLNHSLWTKNGGKLESVLMDRTDPDLLSSTARHWLAGILTHSPALTALCCPTLNCYRRLFQLGAPGKINWGLDDRNALIRVHTARDNVFFENRLPSGPCNSYLAIAATVAAGLDGINRQLPCPKPMDADQKGELPRTLAEALDALEKDEHLRCLLGGRFVECYIKSKREYEVSRFDKDVLNTEEKQMQFERKMYMKSL, from the exons ATGTTTGACGTTCTGGGCAAGCACTTCCCCAATGAGTTCATGCGACCTTGCCTCGACACCTTGACCCCTTGGCCttgggtggggaaggaaggtCGTCGCGTTGGCAGCGTGCTGTGTGACCTCGTCATGCATGATGGAACACCTGATCTGACGTCACCACGACAACTGATGAAAGCTCAGCTGGACGCCTTGTGGGAACAACATGGACTGGTGTTCAAGTCCGGCTTTGAGTACGAGTTTGACGTGTTTGAGATGGATTCTCTGGAACCGTTGGATGGAAATAATAATGTTTGCTTCGATACGAGAGCGTGGGACAGACATCACGAGCTTTTCTGTGACCTGACCGACACTCTGAAGGCCATGGGAGTAGAGGTGTCCGCGCTAATGCCAGAATATTCCCCCGGACAATGGGAGATAACTACAGAACCCCAGGAAGGTGTCCGAGGAGGGGACGTGGCGTTCTACCTGAAGAACGCAGTGAAAGGTTTCCTCCAGACGAGAGGTTACCTGGCCACATTCATGACCAAGCCAAGCATTGAGCACATGTCTTCTGGCCTGCACTTGAATCATTCCCTGTGGACTAAG AACGGGGGCAAGCTGGAGAGTGTGCTGATGGACAGGACGGATCCAGACCTGCTGTCCTCCACAGCACGACACTGGCTGGCGGGAATACTGACCCACAGCCCTGCCCTCACCGCCCTCTGCTGCCCCACTCTCAACTGCTACCGCCGCCTCTTTCAACTCGGTGCGCCGGGAAAGATCAACTGGGGCCTGGACGATCGCAACGCTTTGATTCGGGTCCACACTGCTCGTGACAACGTGTTCTTTGAGAATCGTCTTCCCTCCGGTCCCTGTAACTCCTACCTGGCCATCGCCGCCACAGTGGCTGCAGGACTGGACGGCATCAACCGACAGCTGCCCTGCCCGAAGCCCATGGATGCTGACCAGAAGGGGGAACTGCCCAGGACCTTAGCTGAAGCCCTGGACGCTTTGGAGAAAGATGAGCATCTTCGTTGTCTACTAGGGGGCCGTTTTGTGGAGTGCTACATCAAGAGCAAGAGAGAATACGAAGTTTCACGTTTTGACAAGGATGTCCTGAACACGGAGGAGAAGCAGATGCAGTTTGAGAGAAAGATGTACATGAAAAGTTTGTAG